In Bernardetia sp., a single window of DNA contains:
- the nqrF gene encoding NADH:ubiquinone reductase (Na(+)-transporting) subunit F codes for MINITVILAGLAVFGVVTLLLVGLLLVAKAQLVQSGDVKIVVNGNEEDPIVVPAGSTLLSTLGDNKIFLPSACGGGGTCAMCKCAVDEGGGDVLPTEVGHLSRTEQKENVRLACQVKVKKDMQIRIPEEIFGIKKWECTVRSNYNVASFIKEFVVELPKGESLHFESGGYIQIDVPPITVDFKNIDISPLPNDPAGKDKFRDEWDKFGLWDLKMVNDELEFRAYSMANHPAEGNIVMLNIRIATPPWDRANNKWMDVNPGKCSSYVFNCKKGDKVSISGPYGEFFIKDTGKEMIYIGGGAGMAPLRSHIFHLFHTLKSDRKVSFWYGGRSKRELFYVDEFRAIEKEFPNFTFNIALSEPLPEDNWDGYVGFVHQVLIDNYLSKHEDPEEIEFYFCGPPMMNAAVIKMLDDYGVPQEHIMFDDFGG; via the coding sequence ATGATTAACATAACTGTAATTCTTGCAGGGCTTGCTGTTTTCGGAGTTGTTACACTCCTACTTGTTGGGTTGCTTCTTGTTGCAAAGGCGCAATTAGTCCAGAGTGGAGACGTAAAAATTGTGGTAAATGGCAATGAAGAAGACCCTATTGTTGTTCCTGCTGGTTCAACTCTCCTAAGTACTTTGGGAGACAACAAAATATTTTTACCTTCTGCTTGTGGTGGTGGTGGTACTTGTGCCATGTGTAAATGTGCTGTTGATGAAGGAGGAGGAGATGTTTTACCAACCGAAGTAGGACACCTTAGCCGTACAGAACAAAAGGAAAATGTTCGCTTGGCTTGTCAAGTAAAAGTAAAGAAAGACATGCAAATCCGTATTCCAGAAGAAATTTTTGGAATCAAGAAATGGGAATGTACAGTTAGGTCAAACTATAATGTAGCTTCATTTATCAAAGAATTTGTAGTAGAGTTACCTAAAGGAGAAAGCCTACACTTCGAATCGGGAGGTTATATTCAGATTGATGTACCACCAATTACAGTAGATTTCAAAAATATTGATATTAGTCCTCTTCCAAACGACCCAGCTGGAAAAGATAAATTCAGAGACGAATGGGACAAATTTGGACTATGGGACTTGAAAATGGTAAATGATGAGCTTGAATTTAGAGCTTACTCAATGGCAAATCACCCAGCAGAGGGAAATATTGTCATGCTTAATATTCGTATTGCTACTCCACCTTGGGATAGAGCAAACAACAAATGGATGGACGTAAACCCAGGTAAATGTTCTTCTTATGTATTTAATTGTAAGAAAGGCGATAAAGTCTCTATTTCAGGACCTTATGGTGAGTTCTTTATTAAAGATACAGGTAAAGAAATGATTTATATTGGTGGTGGTGCAGGAATGGCACCTTTGCGTTCACATATCTTCCACCTATTCCATACCTTAAAATCTGACCGTAAAGTATCATTTTGGTATGGAGGACGCTCAAAAAGAGAACTTTTCTATGTAGATGAGTTTAGAGCGATTGAAAAAGAATTTCCAAACTTTACTTTCAATATTGCCCTTTCAGAACCTCTTCCAGAAGATAATTGGGATGGTTATGTAGGATTTGTTCACCAAGTTTTGATTGATAATTATCTTTCTAAACACGAAGACCCCGAAGAAATTGAATTTTATTTCTGTGGACCTCCAATGATGAATGCAGCTGTAATTAAAATGTTAGACGATTATGGCGTTCCTCAAGAACATATCATGTTTGACGACTTTGG
- a CDS encoding HupE/UreJ family protein, whose protein sequence is MNEFFTFMGMGIEHVISFPEGYDHLLFILALSAIYTFSDWRKVLMLVTAFTVGHSFTLLLTVYDFSPIPSSVIEWLIPLTILIVCIMNFVIKIENKTIITDSEILDLSNQTKEVTSPLMLRRYTIALFFGLIHGLGFANYLRQMLPNDLFSPLLGFNIGLEIAQIIIVLVGLLVGFLVIKFLKFSQNRWKIVLSTIVFVFALHLFVMQSLALFE, encoded by the coding sequence ATGAACGAATTTTTTACATTTATGGGAATGGGGATTGAACATGTTATCTCATTTCCAGAAGGTTACGACCACCTACTTTTTATTTTAGCTCTTAGTGCTATCTATACTTTTTCAGACTGGAGAAAAGTATTGATGTTGGTTACAGCTTTTACAGTAGGTCATTCGTTTACGCTTCTTCTGACAGTATATGACTTCTCGCCCATCCCAAGTTCAGTTATCGAATGGCTGATTCCTCTGACAATTCTGATAGTTTGTATTATGAATTTTGTGATAAAAATTGAAAACAAAACAATAATTACAGATTCTGAAATACTAGATTTATCAAATCAGACTAAAGAAGTTACTTCTCCTTTGATGCTCCGTAGATATACTATTGCTCTTTTTTTTGGACTTATACACGGTTTGGGATTTGCTAATTACTTGCGTCAGATGTTACCCAATGATTTGTTTTCTCCATTATTGGGCTTCAATATTGGTTTAGAGATTGCTCAAATTATCATTGTTTTGGTAGGTCTTCTTGTAGGTTTTTTAGTGATAAAATTTTTAAAATTTAGTCAAAACCGTTGGAAGATTGTACTTTCAACTATTGTTTTTGTATTTGCTCTACACCTTTTTGTAATGCAGAGTTTGGCTTTGTTTGAGTAG
- a CDS encoding DUF2945 domain-containing protein, whose protein sequence is MIRTGTNVKWKWADGTATGKVVETATEKMVKTIKGQKVVREGEEGNKALYIEQEDGTKVLKLESEVERAN, encoded by the coding sequence ATGATTCGTACAGGGACAAACGTAAAATGGAAATGGGCAGACGGCACTGCTACTGGAAAAGTAGTAGAGACAGCCACTGAAAAAATGGTCAAGACTATCAAAGGACAAAAGGTAGTCAGAGAAGGTGAAGAAGGCAATAAAGCTCTTTATATCGAACAAGAAGACGGAACAAAAGTTCTCAAACTTGAAAGTGAAGTAGAAAGAGCTAACTAA